The Sorangiineae bacterium MSr11367 genome window below encodes:
- a CDS encoding prolyl oligopeptidase family serine peptidase — MHSISRVAARAIVPIATLLTACGGGESAAPPPPAVAAPERPPPPAVAAPPAPSASSEPTVLSEEQKRRDAARVPLASSIIDAYPNWGGLFSSLVATYSPDGKRIIFGSLRDGSPQIYAADVARPADPPKALSGGPERALSAVFTRDGKSVLFLRDTGADENFAIWRVNVDGTGLTNLTPGESLHRQDVLLPRRKPQIMIYGAKKVSELTTNVFSQSIDGGEPKVLYTHPRPGYATDAAPDASRALFIEYLSLSDSVLSEIDLAAGKARRVYPPEGRKGNVFSAMYSADGKRILMATDEGSESSLLLALDAASGKELARYTNASPKGAMMQAAVSPKGDTLAVRVDAGDHGEVRILDAKSLKLLRAVKVPLGQVELGSFREDGRRFSIMISLPSQPPNVFEVDVAAGSVHPLRDEKHAGLDRMPPVQASITSIAAFDGLKIPVNVYLPAERANAEKRKLPTVAIFHGGPAASYPVRWSPVNRFLVALGYAVIEPNVRGSTGFGRAYEMGDNREKRADWLKDLETVNAWAKAQPWCDGERVVVWGGSYGGYTTLMALTRQPTLWRLGVDLFGVADLKAFLRTTSTEIRTAFVDEFGDLEKDSTLLEQFSPMRDVDKIVSPLFVYAGQNDPRVPRSESDAIVRALRTRRIPVEYMVAANEGHSLDRRETKVELFTRVARFLEDNLKTKP; from the coding sequence CCTGCGGTGGCCGCACCCGAGCGGCCGCCGCCACCTGCGGTGGCCGCTCCCCCCGCGCCCTCCGCATCGTCGGAGCCCACGGTTCTCTCCGAGGAGCAGAAACGTCGCGATGCCGCGCGTGTCCCCCTGGCGTCCTCGATCATCGATGCATACCCGAATTGGGGCGGCCTGTTTTCGTCGTTGGTGGCCACCTATTCGCCCGATGGAAAGCGAATCATCTTTGGCTCGCTTCGCGATGGCTCGCCCCAGATTTACGCGGCCGACGTTGCTCGCCCCGCCGATCCGCCCAAGGCGCTGAGCGGGGGGCCGGAGCGCGCCCTCTCCGCGGTGTTCACGCGGGATGGCAAGTCCGTCCTGTTCTTGCGCGATACCGGCGCCGATGAAAATTTCGCCATCTGGCGCGTCAACGTCGACGGCACGGGCCTCACCAACTTGACGCCCGGCGAATCGCTTCATCGCCAGGACGTACTCCTGCCGCGCCGTAAACCGCAGATCATGATCTATGGCGCGAAAAAGGTGAGCGAGCTGACGACGAACGTGTTCTCCCAATCCATCGACGGCGGGGAGCCCAAAGTCCTCTACACCCACCCGAGGCCTGGCTATGCGACGGACGCCGCGCCGGATGCATCGCGCGCGCTCTTCATCGAGTACTTGTCGCTCAGCGATAGCGTGTTGAGCGAAATCGATCTTGCGGCCGGCAAGGCGCGCCGCGTTTATCCGCCCGAGGGAAGGAAGGGCAATGTCTTTTCGGCCATGTACTCCGCCGATGGCAAACGCATTCTGATGGCCACCGACGAGGGGAGCGAGTCGTCGCTGCTTCTCGCGCTCGACGCGGCCAGCGGCAAGGAGCTGGCGCGTTATACGAATGCCTCGCCGAAAGGCGCGATGATGCAGGCCGCCGTTTCACCCAAAGGCGATACACTCGCCGTGCGCGTCGACGCGGGCGACCACGGTGAAGTGCGCATCCTCGACGCCAAGTCGCTCAAGCTGCTTCGCGCGGTGAAGGTGCCCCTTGGCCAGGTGGAGCTCGGAAGCTTTCGCGAGGACGGGCGCCGGTTCAGCATCATGATCTCGCTTCCCAGCCAGCCGCCCAATGTCTTCGAGGTGGACGTGGCCGCCGGCAGCGTGCACCCCCTGCGTGACGAGAAACACGCGGGGCTCGATCGCATGCCCCCGGTGCAGGCCAGCATCACGTCCATCGCGGCGTTCGATGGGCTGAAGATCCCCGTCAACGTGTACCTTCCCGCCGAGCGTGCCAACGCGGAAAAGCGGAAGCTCCCGACGGTCGCGATCTTCCACGGCGGACCCGCGGCAAGCTACCCCGTGCGCTGGAGTCCCGTGAATCGGTTTCTGGTGGCGTTGGGATACGCCGTGATCGAGCCCAACGTGCGCGGGTCCACGGGCTTCGGGCGCGCCTACGAGATGGGCGACAACCGCGAAAAGCGCGCCGATTGGCTGAAGGACCTGGAGACCGTGAACGCGTGGGCCAAGGCGCAGCCTTGGTGCGATGGCGAGCGCGTGGTCGTTTGGGGCGGAAGCTACGGTGGCTACACGACCCTGATGGCCCTGACGCGGCAGCCGACCCTTTGGCGCCTGGGGGTCGACCTCTTCGGGGTCGCGGACTTGAAGGCCTTTCTGCGCACGACCTCCACGGAGATCCGCACCGCCTTCGTCGACGAATTCGGCGATCTCGAAAAGGACTCCACGCTGCTCGAGCAGTTCAGCCCGATGCGCGATGTCGACAAAATCGTCTCACCGCTCTTCGTCTACGCCGGTCAAAACGATCCGCGTGTACCCCGCTCGGAGTCCGACGCCATCGTTCGCGCGTTGCGCACGCGGCGGATTCCTGTCGAATACATGGTGGCCGCCAACGAGGGCCACAGCCTGGACCGCCGCGAGACCAAAGTGGAGCTCTTCACCCGCGTCGCCCGTTTTCTCGAGGACAACCTGAAAACGAAGCCCTGA
- a CDS encoding MBL fold metallo-hydrolase: protein MRSHFRAIAFGAMLAAATMGTVVGASGCGTSEGAHSRAASSQLGVFTSDVAGFETHSFWYDTGREVVVFDAQFTEPWARKVIAEIHAATPSPIRYVVITHPNPDKFNGAPAFRAEGARIVASKATAAAIPGVHAYKKHYFVEIAKMFTAETYPAQATIDETFEGDFSLPLNGEGRVELHELKHPGVSSTQTVAFLPGIGALVVGDLVHVGAHAWLEGGIVQGAPQPRLDDWKLALDELLAYPGATVYGGRGASAHVEVVVAAQKRYLDGMRQLVTDYVKGLGPRKSELLGDAAGPHFQVLTQKAEQAFPELSLSYLITFGIYGLAAQIASGS from the coding sequence ATGCGTTCACATTTTCGAGCCATCGCCTTCGGCGCGATGCTTGCGGCTGCGACGATGGGCACGGTCGTTGGCGCTTCTGGGTGTGGCACTTCGGAGGGCGCGCATTCCCGAGCGGCATCGAGCCAATTGGGCGTCTTTACCTCGGATGTCGCCGGCTTCGAGACGCATTCGTTTTGGTACGACACCGGGCGGGAGGTCGTCGTGTTCGATGCGCAGTTTACCGAGCCGTGGGCGCGCAAGGTGATCGCGGAGATTCACGCGGCCACGCCGTCGCCGATTCGGTACGTGGTGATCACGCACCCCAATCCGGACAAGTTCAATGGCGCACCCGCGTTTCGCGCGGAGGGAGCGCGCATCGTGGCGAGCAAGGCGACGGCGGCCGCCATCCCCGGCGTGCACGCGTACAAGAAGCATTACTTCGTGGAGATCGCCAAGATGTTCACTGCGGAAACGTACCCCGCCCAAGCCACCATCGACGAGACCTTCGAAGGCGACTTCTCCCTGCCATTGAACGGAGAAGGCCGCGTGGAGTTGCACGAGTTGAAGCATCCGGGGGTCTCGTCGACACAAACGGTGGCCTTCTTGCCGGGCATCGGCGCGCTGGTCGTCGGCGATCTGGTGCACGTGGGGGCGCACGCCTGGCTCGAAGGTGGAATCGTGCAGGGCGCGCCGCAGCCGCGCCTCGACGATTGGAAGCTCGCACTGGACGAGCTTCTCGCGTACCCCGGGGCCACCGTTTATGGAGGACGCGGGGCGAGCGCCCACGTCGAGGTCGTCGTCGCGGCGCAAAAGCGGTACCTCGATGGCATGCGCCAGTTGGTGACCGATTACGTCAAAGGCCTGGGGCCCCGGAAGAGTGAGCTCCTTGGAGACGCCGCCGGCCCGCACTTCCAAGTGCTGACCCAAAAAGCCGAACAAGCATTTCCCGAGCTCTCTCTCTCGTATTTGATCACATTTGGCATTTACGGTCTCGCGGCGCAAATCGCGAGTGGTTCTTGA
- a CDS encoding helix-turn-helix transcriptional regulator encodes MATIVDVDTARAPAFGLKDDHAPFHSEPHTHTRHQILYAVSGVLSLEAESSQWVLPPERAAWIPAGVMHVVRTRVPIRLRTIYLATPLVPSAPPVCGIFGVSALAREMILHAMQWGPETRTDDPIAKPFFAALAALVPGWLADEKPYRLPVAKSPELARAMRFALDHLDEELSAEHGARAAGVSARTLTRRFAEETGTSWRVFVHTARMLRAMELLSSPKVRVTEAAYAVGFKSLGAFTTAFGEFAGETPKEYRRRRSAILGPHAH; translated from the coding sequence ATGGCCACGATCGTCGACGTCGATACCGCACGAGCGCCCGCGTTCGGGCTGAAGGACGATCACGCGCCCTTTCACTCCGAGCCGCATACGCATACGCGCCATCAGATCCTCTACGCGGTTTCCGGAGTTCTCTCACTGGAGGCGGAGTCGTCGCAATGGGTGCTTCCCCCGGAGCGTGCGGCGTGGATCCCGGCGGGCGTCATGCATGTCGTGCGCACGCGGGTGCCGATTCGGCTGCGCACGATCTACCTTGCGACACCGCTCGTGCCGTCGGCGCCGCCCGTGTGCGGCATCTTTGGCGTGAGTGCGCTCGCGCGCGAGATGATTCTCCATGCCATGCAATGGGGGCCAGAGACGCGGACCGACGACCCCATTGCGAAACCGTTCTTCGCGGCGCTCGCCGCGCTCGTGCCTGGGTGGCTCGCCGACGAGAAGCCCTATCGGCTGCCCGTGGCCAAAAGCCCCGAGCTCGCGCGGGCCATGCGCTTTGCCCTCGATCACCTCGACGAAGAGCTCTCTGCGGAACATGGCGCGCGTGCGGCCGGCGTCTCCGCGCGGACACTCACCCGTCGCTTCGCCGAGGAGACGGGCACGTCGTGGCGCGTTTTCGTGCATACCGCACGCATGCTCCGCGCCATGGAACTCTTGTCCTCTCCCAAGGTGCGCGTGACCGAGGCGGCCTACGCCGTGGGCTTCAAGAGCCTCGGCGCATTCACCACGGCCTTCGGCGAATTCGCCGGAGAGACCCCCAAGGAATACCGCCGCCGCCGGTCCGCGATTCTAGGCCCCCATGCTCATTGA
- a CDS encoding type II toxin-antitoxin system ParD family antitoxin, whose amino-acid sequence MPTRNVNLTKELDQFVAERVTSGRYENASEVVRAALRCLEHEEKTRVLDEALAEGEASGVAEDFPTTLKGALKRLKLK is encoded by the coding sequence ATGCCGACTCGAAATGTGAATCTGACGAAAGAGCTCGATCAGTTCGTTGCCGAGCGAGTCACGAGTGGGCGGTACGAGAATGCCAGTGAGGTCGTGCGGGCCGCTCTTCGGTGTCTCGAACATGAGGAGAAGACCCGCGTGCTCGACGAAGCCCTCGCCGAGGGTGAAGCGAGCGGCGTGGCCGAGGATTTTCCCACGACGCTCAAGGGCGCTCTCAAGAGACTCAAGCTCAAGTGA
- a CDS encoding type II toxin-antitoxin system RelE/ParE family toxin, translating to MTFRFSRRAVDDLQEIADFTKERWGAAQAVDYVSDLYACFRLLGATTGKVHRPPYRRQRQAKHVVFFRVASNGNVFIVRILHERMLPEKHLK from the coding sequence GTGACGTTTCGGTTCTCGAGACGTGCTGTCGACGATCTGCAGGAGATTGCTGATTTTACAAAGGAACGTTGGGGGGCGGCGCAGGCCGTCGACTACGTTTCCGACCTCTATGCTTGTTTTCGTCTTCTGGGTGCCACGACGGGTAAGGTTCACCGTCCGCCCTATCGACGTCAGCGACAGGCCAAGCACGTGGTTTTTTTTCGCGTTGCTTCGAACGGCAATGTCTTCATCGTTCGCATCTTGCACGAGCGCATGTTGCCAGAGAAGCATCTGAAATAG